In Phragmites australis chromosome 17, lpPhrAust1.1, whole genome shotgun sequence, the following are encoded in one genomic region:
- the LOC133897823 gene encoding uncharacterized protein LOC133897823 encodes MPAFNAQGLVDCLGRRDLMTLHIPGVDDNGGRGATDDNSRPPTWGDKGKHPRAYIPQPSSSSSPSPPRPRPTAGGATAGGRGSQSLGADCGVEAGTSSWRPGGQSPAGGATAADRTGQSSGAGSRADTGTSPQRTPKDSVGGQKSPEQPRPSPAPEPRAPADPEPRAPAGSEPRALADPEPRAPADPEPRAPASSELRGPTGPASSPQREVQMAAGEVVATRVAPARLPSGSLSASAERAERARRGPSPRPSPGQAPEPLPEVLGSAREVIGRLEAAVAAEWAELEKERAALVNKRGRLEEVRRLLETRVASVHRAYEKSMQELAVEWEALEEAHDKAVAAQEKADRLERLVVKRDQASRRCAGELVAREKQLARREQQVASQEEVTNQREDAVRSAQEDLCYQNDDLECSRTAVLHQEEQVALREMDADLASSALAAREEQIARCEADADLASSALAVREGHVANQEADLATREQAIKARAEQLEQSRIEVAARLEEARAVKGVPAITANISSLEARLKNAEEELDAVLQERTHVKLMMRDILRWARDSEEAAGLGRVSVGDQGLEMETIGHLTLVFSEIAWRLEALSAAVQELATREGRALAQSVAEHILACYRSRDPTFSLEPARHGLVEAEEVTTPEAIRDVAIEVAKSFVQEPSPSSDSSSEACPPP; translated from the exons ATGCCGGCCTTtaacgcccaggggctggttgACTGTCTGGGGCGTCGAGACCTCATGACTCTGCATATCCCCGGGGTGGACGATAATGGAGGGCGGGGCGCCACCGACGACAACAGCAGGCCGCCGACCTGGGGCGATAAGGGGAAGCATCCCCGGGCGTATATCCCTCAaccgtcctcatcctcgtcgccgtcacctccgcGACCAAGGCCGACGGCAGGCGGCGCGACGGCAGGCGGTCGAGGCAGCCAGTCTTTGGGAGCAGACTGCGGGGTGGAGGCTGGGACTAGCTCATGGCGACCTGGGGGCCAGAGTCCAGCCGGCGGCGCGACGGCTGCCGACCGGACCGGCCAGTCTTCGGGAGCAGGCTCCAGGGCGGACACTGGGACTAGCCCACAACG GACGCCCAAGGACTCTGTAGGAGGCCAGAAGTCCCCGGAGCAGCCGAGGCCGTCCCCTGCCCCTGAGCCGAGAGCCCCAGCCGACCCTGAGCCGAGAGCCCCAGCCGGCTCTGAGCCGAGAGCCCTGGCTGACCCTGAGCCAAGAGCCCCAGCTGACCCTGAGCCGAGAGCCCCAGCCAGCTCTGAGCTGAGAGGCCCGACCGGCCCTGCCTCAAGCCCTCAGAGGGAGGTGCAAATGGCTGCAGGGGAGGTTGTCGCGACAAGGGTGGCACCGGCGCGGTTGCCGTCGGGGTCCCTGAGCGCCTCTGCTGAGAGGgctgagagggctcgcaggggacccagcccccggcCATCACCTGGCCAGGCCCCAGAACCtctccccgaggtgctgggaagcgctCGGGAGGTCATTGGGCGGCTCGAGGCAGCCGTTGCGGCAGAGTGGGCCGAGCTCGAGAAAGAGCGCGCTGCCTTAGTCAACAAAAGGGGCCGGCTGGAGGAGGTCCGCAGGTTGCTGGAGACCCGTGTGGCCTCGGTTCACAGGGCCTACGAGAAGTCCATGCAGGAGCTGGCCGTGGAGTgggaggcactggaggaggccCACGACAAGGCCGTTgccgcgcaggagaaggccGACCGCTTGGAGCGGCTCGTGGTGAAGCGCGACCAAGCGTCGAGGAGGTGCGCCGGTGAGCTGGTTGCTCGCGAGAAGCAACTTGCCCGGCGCGAGCAGCAGGTTGCCTCACAGGAGGAAGTAACCAACCAGAGGGAGGATGCTGTGCGGTCTGCACAGGAGGACCTCTGCTACCAGAACGATGATCTTGAGTGCAGTCGCACCGCTGTTCTCCATCAGGAGGAGCAGGTCGCCCTGCGTGAGATGGATGCCGACTTGGCGTCGTCAgcgcttgccgcccgggaggagcagatcgcacGGTGCGAGGCAGATGCTGATTTGGCATCGTCAGCACTCGCCGTCCGGGAGGGGCATGTCGCCAACCAGGAGGCCGACCTAGCCACCCGAGAGCAGGCCATCAAGGCCCGGGCCGAGCAACTGGAGCAGTCCCGGATCGAGGTGGCTGCCCGACTCGAGGAGGCGCGGGCCGTGAAGGGTGTCCCTGCCATCACCGCCAACATCAGTAGCCTCGAGGCTCGATTGAAGAACGCCGAGGAGGAGCTTGATGCCGTCCTTCAAGAGCGGACgcatgtgaagctgatgatgcgggatATCCTTCGGTGGGCGCGGGACTCCGAGGAGGCAGCCGGGCTCGGGCGTGTGTCTGTGGGTGACCAGGGGCTGGAAATGGAAACAATAGGCCACCTCACCCTGGTGTTCTCAGAGATCGCCTGGCGCCTCGAGGCTCTCTCTGCCGCTGTCCAGGAGTTAgcgacccgggaggggcgtgcgctggcCCAAAGTGTGGCCGAGCACATTCTCGCCTGCTATCGCAGCCGAGACCCCACCTTCTCACTGGAGCCCGCTCGACACGGGCTGGTTGAGGCAGAGGAAGTCACCACCCCGGAGGCCATCCGCGACGTCGCCATCGAGGTGGCGAAATCTTTTGTGCAGGAGCCGAGCCCGAGCAGCGACAGTAGCAGCGAAGCATGCCCTCCTCCTTAG